A window of the Hypomesus transpacificus isolate Combined female chromosome 10, fHypTra1, whole genome shotgun sequence genome harbors these coding sequences:
- the LOC124472531 gene encoding cytochrome b-c1 complex subunit 6, mitochondrial-like: protein MVFENKMIKYDDPDDEEEAPAEEEAEAEGGDEEEEEEEEEEEDMVDPLETIRAKCEQSEHCAHTQHRLEACTQRVSSRDATEEDCTEELFDFLHARDHCVAHKLFHSVK from the exons ATGGTTTTTGAAAACAAAATGATCAAGTACGACGACCCCGACGATGAG GAGGAGGCTCcggcagaggaagaggcagaggcagaaggaggagatgaggaagaggaggaggaagaagaggaggaggaagacatggTG GACCCCTTAGAGACGATAAGGGCCAAGTGCGAGCAGTCTGAGCACTGCGCCCACACGCAGCACCGGCTGGAGGCCTGCACACAGCGCGTGTCCTCCAGGGACGCCACCGAGGAAGACTGCACCGAGGAGCTGTTTGATTTCCTACACGCGCGGGATcactgt GTAGCACACAAGCTCTTCCATAGCGTGAAATGA